The following coding sequences lie in one Epinephelus moara isolate mb chromosome 17, YSFRI_EMoa_1.0, whole genome shotgun sequence genomic window:
- the LOC126403715 gene encoding serine/threonine-protein phosphatase PP1-beta catalytic subunit encodes MAEGELDVDSLISRLLEVRGCRPGKIVQMTEAEVRGLCIKSREIFLSQPILLELEAPLKICGDIHGQYTDLLRLFEYGGFPPEANYLFLGDYVDRGKQSLETICLLLAYKIKYPENFFLLRGNHECASINRIYGFYDECKRRFNIKLWKTFTDCFNCLPIAAIVDEKIFCCHGGLSPDLQSMEQIRRIMRPTDVPDTGLLCDLLWSDPDKDVQGWGENDRGVSFTFGADVVSKFLNRHDLDLICRAHQVVEDGYEFFAKRQLVTLFSAPNYCGEFDNAGGMMSVDETLMCSFQILKPSEKKAKYQYGGMGSGRPITPPRTAQPPKKR; translated from the exons TGCGAGGATGTCGTCCAGGGAAGATTGTCCAGATGACGGAGGCTGAGGTGCGAGGTCTCTGCATCAAATCCCGGGAGATCTTCCTCAGTCAGCCAATCCTGCTGGAGCTGGAGGCTCCGCTCAAAATCTGTG GTGATATCCACGGTCAGTACACAGACCTGCTGAGGCTCTTTGAGTATGGCGGTTTCCCTCCAGAGGCAAACTACCTGTTCCTGGGCGACTACGTAGACAGAGGGAAGCAGTCTCTGGAgaccatctgcctgctgctggcGTACAAGATCAAATACCCCGAAAACTTCTTCCTGCTCAGGGGCAACCACGAGTGTGCCTCCATCAACCGCATCTACGGCTTCTATGATGAGT gtAAACGCAGATTCAACATCAAGCTGTGGAAGACGTTCACCGACTGCTTCAACTGCTTGCCCATCGCAGCCATAGTGGATGAGAAGATCTTCTGCTGTCACGGAG GTCTTTCTCCCGACCTGCAGTCTATGGAGCAGATCAGACGCATCATGAGACCCACAGACGTGCCTGACACAG GCCTCCTGTGTGATCTGCTGTGGTCTGACCCCGACAAGGACGTCCAGGGCTGGGGAGAAAATGACCGCGGCGTCTCCTTCACCTTTGGAGCTGATGTGGTCAGTAAATTCCTCAACCGCCATGACCTGGACCTAATCTGCAGAGCCCACcag GTGGTAGAAGACGGTTATGAGTTCTTTGCCAAGCGGCAGCTGGTGACTCTGTTCTCAGCTCCCAACTACTGTGGAGAGTTCGACAACGCCGGCGGCATGATGAGTGTGGATGAAACCCTGATGTGCTCCTTCCAG ATCCTGAAGCCATCTGAGAAGAAAGCCAAGTACCAGTACGGAGGGATGGGCTCCGGTCGGCCCATCACTCCTCCCCGCACAGCCCAACCTCCAAAGAAACGATGA